A single Vanacampus margaritifer isolate UIUO_Vmar chromosome 14, RoL_Vmar_1.0, whole genome shotgun sequence DNA region contains:
- the sppl3 gene encoding signal peptide peptidase-like 3 isoform X1: MAEQGYSSWAYSLVDSSQVSTFLISILLIVYGSFRSLNMDCENQEKDKDGNPIATGSFNNSNTNNMFCAAGIQTIDSTQALFLPIGASVSLLVMFFFFDSVQVVFTICTAVLATIAFAFLLLPMCQYLTRPCSPQNKISFGCCGRFTLAELLSFSLSVMLVLIWVLTGHWLLMDALAMGLCVAMIAFVRLPSLKVSCLLLSGLLIYDVFWVFFSAYIFNSNVMVKVATQPAENPIDVLSRKLHLGPGMARDVPRLSLPGKLVFPSSTGSHFSMLGIGDIVMPGLLLCFVLRYDNYKKQASGEASGPGNMSGRMQRVSYFHCTLIGYFVGLLTATVASRIHRAAQPALLYLVPFTLLPLLTMAYLKGDLRRMWSEPFHTKPSSRFLEV, from the exons GTCATTAAACATGGACTGTGAGAACCAAGAGAAGGACAAAGATGGCAACCCCATCGCAACGGGCTCCTtcaacaacagcaacacaaacaaca TGTTCTGCGCTGCAGGTATTCAGACTATAGACTCGACGCAGGCACTTTTCCTCCCCATAGGAGCCTCCGTGTCTCTGCTAGTcatgttcttcttctttgactCGGTCCAGGTGGTCTTTACCATCTGCACGGCAG TGCTCGCTACAATTGCTTTTGCTTTCCTCTTGTTGCCAATGTGCCAGTATCTGACGAGGCCCTGCTCCCCACAGAATAA GATTTCATTTGGCTGCTGTGGCCGCTTCACTCTGGCTGAGCTGCTGTCCTTCTCCCTCTCTGTTATGTTGGTGCTCATCTGGGTGCTGACCGGACACTGGCTCCTCATGGACG CATTGGCCATGGGCTTGTGCGTGGCCATGATAGCCTTTGTGCGGCTGCCCAGTCTGAAGGTGTCGTGCCTGCTGCTGTCAGGACTGCTCATCTATGACGTTTTCTGG GTGTTCTTCTCAGCCTACATCTTCAACAGCAACGTGATGGTCAAAGTGGCCACCCAACCTGCTGAGAACCCCATTGACGTCCTGTCCAGGAAGCTACACTTGGGACCAGGGATGGCCCGTGACGTCCCCCGCCTCTCCTTACCCGGAAAATTGGTCTTTCCCAG CTCCACAGGAAGTCACTTCTCAATGCTGGGAATTGGAGACATCGTGATGCCCGGCCTGCTCTTGTGCTTTGTCCTGCGCTACGACAACTACAAGAAGCAAGCGAGTGGGGAGGCCTCGGGGCCCGGGAACATGTCGGGACGCATGCAGCGGGTCTCCTATTTCCACTGCACTCTCATTGGATACTTTGTGG GCCTTTTGACGGCCACCGTGGCATCCAGGATCCATCGCGCTGCTCAGCCTGCTCTGCTCTACCTGGTGCCCTTCACCCTGCTGCCTCTGCTCACTATGGCCTACCTGAAG GGGGATTTGCGGCGCATGTGGTCCGAGCCCTTCCACACCAAGCCCAGCTCCCGCTTCCTGGAGGTATGA
- the sppl3 gene encoding signal peptide peptidase-like 3 isoform X2 yields MAEQGYSSWAYSLVDSSQVSTFLISILLIVYGSFRSLNMDCENQEKDKDGNPIATGSFNNSNTNNSIQTIDSTQALFLPIGASVSLLVMFFFFDSVQVVFTICTAVLATIAFAFLLLPMCQYLTRPCSPQNKISFGCCGRFTLAELLSFSLSVMLVLIWVLTGHWLLMDALAMGLCVAMIAFVRLPSLKVSCLLLSGLLIYDVFWVFFSAYIFNSNVMVKVATQPAENPIDVLSRKLHLGPGMARDVPRLSLPGKLVFPSSTGSHFSMLGIGDIVMPGLLLCFVLRYDNYKKQASGEASGPGNMSGRMQRVSYFHCTLIGYFVGLLTATVASRIHRAAQPALLYLVPFTLLPLLTMAYLKGDLRRMWSEPFHTKPSSRFLEV; encoded by the exons GTCATTAAACATGGACTGTGAGAACCAAGAGAAGGACAAAGATGGCAACCCCATCGCAACGGGCTCCTtcaacaacagcaacacaaacaaca GTATTCAGACTATAGACTCGACGCAGGCACTTTTCCTCCCCATAGGAGCCTCCGTGTCTCTGCTAGTcatgttcttcttctttgactCGGTCCAGGTGGTCTTTACCATCTGCACGGCAG TGCTCGCTACAATTGCTTTTGCTTTCCTCTTGTTGCCAATGTGCCAGTATCTGACGAGGCCCTGCTCCCCACAGAATAA GATTTCATTTGGCTGCTGTGGCCGCTTCACTCTGGCTGAGCTGCTGTCCTTCTCCCTCTCTGTTATGTTGGTGCTCATCTGGGTGCTGACCGGACACTGGCTCCTCATGGACG CATTGGCCATGGGCTTGTGCGTGGCCATGATAGCCTTTGTGCGGCTGCCCAGTCTGAAGGTGTCGTGCCTGCTGCTGTCAGGACTGCTCATCTATGACGTTTTCTGG GTGTTCTTCTCAGCCTACATCTTCAACAGCAACGTGATGGTCAAAGTGGCCACCCAACCTGCTGAGAACCCCATTGACGTCCTGTCCAGGAAGCTACACTTGGGACCAGGGATGGCCCGTGACGTCCCCCGCCTCTCCTTACCCGGAAAATTGGTCTTTCCCAG CTCCACAGGAAGTCACTTCTCAATGCTGGGAATTGGAGACATCGTGATGCCCGGCCTGCTCTTGTGCTTTGTCCTGCGCTACGACAACTACAAGAAGCAAGCGAGTGGGGAGGCCTCGGGGCCCGGGAACATGTCGGGACGCATGCAGCGGGTCTCCTATTTCCACTGCACTCTCATTGGATACTTTGTGG GCCTTTTGACGGCCACCGTGGCATCCAGGATCCATCGCGCTGCTCAGCCTGCTCTGCTCTACCTGGTGCCCTTCACCCTGCTGCCTCTGCTCACTATGGCCTACCTGAAG GGGGATTTGCGGCGCATGTGGTCCGAGCCCTTCCACACCAAGCCCAGCTCCCGCTTCCTGGAGGTATGA